The window GGTGGTGATGCCGCTGGCGGTGGTTAATGCCGGCGCACGTATCGGCGACGGGGCGATTATCAACACCGCATCGGTGGTGGAGCACGACTGCATCATCGGTGTTTGCGCGCACATCTGCCCGAGGGCGGCGCTGGCGGGCAATGTAACGGTTGGCGACAGGGCGCAGATGGGCATCGGCAGTTGCGCGATTCAAGGTTTGAAAATTGGCGCGGGCAGTATTGTGGGCGCAGGCAGTGTGGTGGTAAAAAATATTGCTTCAGATGTGGTTACTTTCGGCAGCCCGGCGCAAGTGTATCGGAAGCTGGCTTAAACGGCAGATGTTGAAGCTGCACACCGCCCAACTGATATGCCGCCCAACCGGCTATGAAATCATGCCGTCTGAACTTATTGATTTCAGACGGCCTTTTTTATCGGAACACAGATGGGTGATGCGGTTATAACGGCTTTGCTGCTTTCTTTAAAAGTGGCCGGATTGGCGACTTTATTCAATATCGTGCTCGGCACGGCAACGGGCTTTGCTTTGGCGCGTCTGCGTTTTGTCGGGCGTAATGTGCTCGACACGCTGCTGACGCTGCCGATGGTGATGCCGCCCACGGTGATGGGCTATTATTTGTTGGTGCTGTTGGGGCGTAACGGGCCGCTGGGCGGCTGGCTGCAAAACACATTCGGCATTCATTTGATTTTTACTTGGCAGGGTGCGGTGATTGCTGCGATGGTGGTGACTTTTCCCTTGGTGTTCAAGCCTGCGCGGGCGGCCTTTGAGGGGGTGAATCCGCAATTGGAGCAGGCGGCACGGGTGGCGGGTTTGAATGAGCGTGCGGTGTTTTTCCGCGTGAGCCTGCCGTTGGCCTGGCGCGGCATTTTGGCCGGTGTGCTGCTGGCATTTGCGCGCGCCTTGGGCGAATTCGGCGCCACGCTGATGATTGCCGGCAGCATTCCCGGCCAAACGCAAACCTTGTCGATTGCGGTTTATGAAGCGGTGCAGGCCGGAGAAGATAGCACGGCCAATTGGCTGGTGTTGCTGATTTCACTGGTGTGCGTGGTAATTTTGCTGGCCGTCGGCCGTTTGGCGCGCGCGCGTGACGGCAGGGAGCGGATTTGATGCGGTTTGATATCGATATTTATAAAAAGTTGCCATCGTTTGAATTGAAGCTGAAACTGCAATCGCCGCATGAAAAGCTGGCGCTGCTGGGGCCTTCCGGTGCCGGCAAAAGCTTGAGCCTGAGCCTGCTGGCCGGGCTGCTGCAACCCGACGGCGGCCATATCCGCATCGGCGGGGAAACATGGTTTGATGCGCATACGGTTTTAAGCGTGCAGCAGCGGCGGGTGGGGCTGGTGTTTCAAGATTATGCGCTGTTTCCGCACTTAACCGTGGCGCAAAATATTGGTTTTGGTTTGCAGCCGGGCTGGTTCAATCCCGGCAGAAGGCCGTCTGAAAAAGTGCAGCAATGGTTGGATATTCTAGATTTGAACCGTGTGGCCGATCATTATCCGCGGCAGATTTCAGGCGGCCAAAAGCAGCGCACCGCATTGGCGCGCGCCTTAATCATGCAGCCGAAACTGCTGTTGCTCGATGAGCCGTTTGCCGCATTGGATACCGATTTGC of the Uruburuella testudinis genome contains:
- a CDS encoding acetyltransferase codes for the protein MKSSNLYIYGGGGHGQVVADIARLAGYRNICFLDDAHGRKFDASLPKGDIIVAIGNNAVRQRLCKKVTAAGFRLINLVHPSAIISPNATFGIGVVVMPLAVVNAGARIGDGAIINTASVVEHDCIIGVCAHICPRAALAGNVTVGDRAQMGIGSCAIQGLKIGAGSIVGAGSVVVKNIASDVVTFGSPAQVYRKLA
- the modB gene encoding molybdate ABC transporter permease subunit; the protein is MGDAVITALLLSLKVAGLATLFNIVLGTATGFALARLRFVGRNVLDTLLTLPMVMPPTVMGYYLLVLLGRNGPLGGWLQNTFGIHLIFTWQGAVIAAMVVTFPLVFKPARAAFEGVNPQLEQAARVAGLNERAVFFRVSLPLAWRGILAGVLLAFARALGEFGATLMIAGSIPGQTQTLSIAVYEAVQAGEDSTANWLVLLISLVCVVILLAVGRLARARDGRERI
- a CDS encoding sulfate/molybdate ABC transporter ATP-binding protein, with translation MRFDIDIYKKLPSFELKLKLQSPHEKLALLGPSGAGKSLSLSLLAGLLQPDGGHIRIGGETWFDAHTVLSVQQRRVGLVFQDYALFPHLTVAQNIGFGLQPGWFNPGRRPSEKVQQWLDILDLNRVADHYPRQISGGQKQRTALARALIMQPKLLLLDEPFAALDTDLRRHTRAELLQLQQQTGVPMILITHDQADADELADEVWRMADGQMAV